CACCTGGAGCTGTGCGTCGACGCTCCGTTCGACTATCTTGACGGCATCCGTCACGCCGGTTCGGTGTTTCTCGGGCGCCACTGCCCCGAGGCGCTGGGCGATTATTTCGCCGGCCCCAACCACACCCTGCCCACCGGCGGCACGGCGCGTTTTTCAAGCCCGCTGTCGGTGGACGACTTCGTGAAGAAATCGCAGTACATCTATTACACGCGCGCCGCTTTGCGCAAAGCGGCGCCGGACGTTGCCGGCTTCGCGCGCCGGGAAGGGCTGACGGGGCATGCCCGCAGCGTTCTGAGTCGAATGGAGGAAAAACAATGAGCCGCTTTTTCAGCAGCAAATACGCCGGGCTGATCCCCTACGTGCCGGGCGAACAGCCGCGCAGCCAGGAGTTCATCAAGCTGAATACGAACGAATCGCCTTTTCCGCCTTCCTCGCGAGCCCTCCGCGCCGCCGCGGAGGCCGCGCGCCGGTTGAACCTCTACTCCGACCCCGAGTGCCGCGCCTTGAACGCGAAACTGGCCGAAGTCTACCATCTCGCGCCCGAAGAGGTCCTGTGCACCAACGGTTCCGACGAGATCCTCAACTTCGCCTTCATGGCCTTCTGCGACGCCGGGCACCCCGCCGCCTTCCCCAACGTCACCTACGGTTTTTACAAGGTCCTCGCGGCGCTGAACGGCGTGCCGTGCGAAGAGATTCCGCTGCGCGAAGACTTTTCTGTGAACGTGAGCGACTACGTCGGCCTGAACAAAACCATCTTCATCGCCAATCCCAACGCTCCCACGGGGCTGGCCCTGCCGCTCGCCGACGTCGAACGCCTCGTCAGGGGCAATCCCGGCAGCGTCGTCGTCGTCGACGAGGCCTACGTCGACTTCGGCGGCGAAAGCGCGCTGCCGCTGATCCACAAGTACGACAATCTGCTCGTGACCATGACGTTTTCCAAGTCGCGCTCCATGGCCGGAGCCCGCCTCGGCTTCGGTGCCGCGTGCAAGGAGCTGATCGCCGACCTGAACGCGATCAAATACGCCACCAATCCCTACAACGTCAACGGCATGACCATGGCCGCCGGCATCGGCGCGCTGGAAGACGAGGAATACACGCGCGCCAACTGCCGCGCCGTCATGGAGACGCGCGAGGACGTCACCGCCGCGCTACGCGAAATGGGCTTTGAACTTGGCGACTCGAAGGCCAATTTCGTGTTTCCCCGCCATCCCAAAATCGACGGTCACAAGCTCTACGAGGAACTGCGCGCCCGCGGCATCCTCGTGCGCCATTTCGACACGCCGCTGCTGGCCCGGCACAACCGCATCACCATCGGCAGCCGCGAGCAGATGAACCGCCTGCTGGACACGCTTGGAACTATTTTGGAGGAATGCTGAATGCGTCATGCCGAAATCATCCGCCAGACCGCCGAGACCGACATCGCCCTGAGGCTGGAACTTGACGGCACGGGACAAAGCGAGATCGACAGCGGCGTGGGCTTTCTGGACCACATGCTGACGCTGCTGGCGCGGCACGGCCGTTTCGATCTGAAGCTGACCTGCCGCGGCGACACGAGCGTGGACGACCATCACAGCGTCGAAGACATCGGCATCTGTCTCGGCCGGGCCTTTGCGCAGGCGCTTGGCGAAAAGCGCGGCATCTCGCGCTACGGGTTCTGCGCCCTGCCCATGGACGAAGCTCTGATCCTCGCCGCCGTGGATTTCTCCGGACGCGCGTGCCTCGGTTACGACCTGCCGGTCCGTGCGCAAAAGGTGGGCACGTTCGACACCGAGCTGGTGCAGGAATTCTGGCAGGCTTTCGCGCGCTGCGCCGGCTGCTCCCTGCATCTGCGCCGGCTGGCCGGCGGCAACTCGCATCACATCATCGAGGGCGCGTTCAAGGCGGCGGCCCGCAGTCTGCGTCAGGCCGTGGCCATCGAGGCCGATTGCGCCGACGAGATCCCGTCCACCAAGGGGGTGCTCTGAAGTGATCGCCATCGTCGATTACGGCGTGGGCAACCTCTTTTCGCTGCGCAGCTCGTTCGCGGCCCTCGGCGCGGAAGCGACCGTCACGGCCGACGCGTCTGAACTACGCCGTGCGGAAAAGATCATCCTGCCCGGCGTCGGCGCCTTCGGCGACGCCGCCGACAAATTGCGCGCCTCGGGGCTCGACCGTCCTCTGCTGGACGAGGCCGCCTCCGGCAAGCCGCTTCTGGGCATCTGCCTCGGCATGCAGCTGTTGTTCGACGCAGGTTTCGAGTACGGCGAACACGCCGGGCTCGGTCTGATTCCCGGCGAAGTCCGCGCCATCGCCGAAGCGGTCCCGCCGGGACTGAAGATCCCCCACATCGGCTGGAACGCTCTGAAATTCAGAAAACCGACGCCGCTGTTCAAGTACGTCAAAGAGGGCGACTGCGTCTACTTCGTGCACTCGTTCGCCGCGCGGGGCTGCGACGACTACGTCACGGCCGAGACCGAATACGGCGCCTGGCTGACGGCGGCGGTCGCACGGGACAACGTGTTCGGCTGCCAGTTCCATCCCGAAAAGAGCGGCTCCGTCGGCCTCGACATTCTGCGCGCTTTCTGCGAGCTGGAAGGTTCCTCATGCTGATCTATCCGGCCATCGACCTTTACGCCGGCCAAGCGGTCCGGCTGCAGCGCGGCGATTACGCGCGGATGACCGTTTACAGCGACCGCCCCGAAACCGTCGCCGCCGATTTCGCCGCCCAGGGGGCGAGACAGCTTCATCTGATCGACCTCGAAGGCGCCAAAAACGGCGGCACTCCCAACCTCGAGACGATCGTCGCCGTCAAAAAAAGTTCCGGCCTGTTCTGTCAGGTGGGCGGCGGCATCCGCAGCATGGACGCGATCGTCGCGTATCTGGACGCCGGCGTCGATCGCGTCATCCTCGGCACGGCCGCGGCGACCCAGGCGCATTTCGCGGCCCGGGCCGTCGCACGATACGGCGCGCGCATCGCCGTGGGCGTGGACATCAAAGACGGCTTTGCAGCCGTCAAAGGCTGGACGGAAAAATCGCCGCTGAAAGCTTTCGAGTTCTGTCGGCGCATGCAGTCCGACGGCGTTTCCACGCTGATCTGCACCGACATCTCACGTGACGGCATGATGCAGGGGACGAACGTGGCGCTGTACAAGACTCTTTCGACCGAACTGAAAATGCGGATCATCGCCTCCGGCGGCGTCTCGTCGCTGGACGACGTCAGGCGGCTGGCCGCGCTGGGACTGTACGGCGCGATCATCGGCAAGGCCTGTTACACGAAAGCGATTTCCATCGCGGCAGCGATCGAGGTGACCCAATGATTGCCAAACGAATCATCCCCTGTCTCGACGTCAAGGACGGACGCGTCGTCAAGGGCGTCAACTTTGCGGGGCTTCACGACGTGTCGTCGCCGCCCGATCTGGCACAATTCTACAGTTCCTGCGGCGCCGACGAGCTGGTGTTTTACGACATTACCGCGTCGCCGGACGGACGCAAGCTTTTCACGGAAATCCTGCGCGAGACGGCGCGCCGCGTTTTCATCCCGCTCACCGTCGGCGGCGGCATCAGCGCCGTGGCCGACTTCGAACGCGCGCTCTGCTGCGGCGCCGACAAAGTCAGCGTCAACAGCGGCGCCATCGCGCGCCCGCAACTGATCCGCGAAGCGGCGGCACTGTACGGCAACCAGTGCGTCGTGCTCTCCGTCGACGTCAAACGCGTGGACGGCGCTTTTCACGTGTTCGCCCGCGGCGGGCGCGACGATACCGGCATGGACGCCGTCGCATGGATCACGCGCTGCGTCGGCGACGGCGCCGGCGAAGTGGTGGTCAACTCCATCGACACCGACGGCGCGAAAAAGGGATTCGATCTGGAAATGCTCGCCGCCGTCTGCGAAGCCGTATCGGTCCCCGTGATCGCTTCCGGCGGGGCCGGCAGCGTCGGCGACTTCATCACGCTGTTCAAAACGCTGCCCAAGGTCGACGCCGGGCTGGCGGCGTCCATCTTTCATTTCGGCGAGGTGAAGATCGCCGACCTCAAGGCGGAAATGGCCCGAAACCACATCCCCGTCAGGCTTTGACTGAGAAAAGGACGATTGCATGATTTCCATCGACGAACTGAAATTCGACGAAAAGGGACTGATCCCCGCGATCGTGGTCGACGCGGCCACAAAGCGCGTGCTCACGCTGGCCTACATGAACCGCGAGAGCCTGGCGATCAGCATGGCCAAAGGGCTGACCTGTTTCTGGAGCCGTTCGCGCCGGCGTCTGTGGCTCAAGGGCGAAAGCAGCGGCAACTGCCAGCACATCGTCTCCATCACGGCCGACTGCGACAAAGACGCGCTGCTCGTCATGGTCGATCCCGACGGGCCGGCCTGTCATCTCGGCACGGATTCGTGTTTCGCAAACCCTCTCTGGCGGAGCGAGAGCCGCGGCGAATTCTCGCTGGAAGATCTGATGCGGCTCATTGCCTCCCGCAAAACCGAGAAGAAGGAAAATTCCTACACTGCGTATCTGTTCGAGAAGGGGCTCGACAAGATTCTCAAGAAAGTCGGCGAGGAATCCACCGAGGTGATCATCGCCGCCAAAGCGGAGGACACGAAAGAGACCGTCTACGAGATCGCCGACCTCGCCTACCACGTGCTGGTGCTGATGATCCAGGCGGGGATCTCGCTCGACGACGTCATGCATGAGCTTGCTTCGCGGCATGTCATCGATCGCAAGGTGAAGCAGGAGAAAATGACCTCATGATCCGCGAGGACTTTCACGTCCATACGACGTTCTGCGACGGCGAAGACCGCGCCGAGACCGTCGTTCAGGCCGCCGTCGCCATGGGCATGACGCGGCTGGGCTTCTCCGGCCACAGCCACACGCCCTGCGACGAATCGTACTGCATGTCCGCGGCGGGGACCGCCGCCTACAGGAGCGAGATCGCGGCGCTGCGCGAAAAGTACCGGCAGCGGCTGGCCATCTGTTGCGGCATCGAGCAGGATTATTTCGCCGATCTGCCCGCCGGCGACTACGACTATGTCATCGGCTCGGTGCATTATCTGAAGATCGGCGGCGATTATGTGCCGGTCGACGGGGATCCCGAAATTTTCCAGAAGGCCGCCCAAGAATATTTCGGCGGCGACTTTTACGCGATGGCCGAACTGTACTACCGGCAGGAAGCCGACGTGGTCGGCCGCACTCGCGCCGATCTGATCGGCCATTTCGACCTGATCGCGAAATTCAACGAGGGCGGACGGTTTTTCGACGAAAGTCATCCGCGCTACGTCCGCGCCGCCACCGAAGCCCTTGACGCCCTGCTGGAAACGGGACGGCCTTTCGAGGTCAACAGCGGCGCCATCTCCCGCGGCTGGCGTACGACGCCTTATCCGTCGCCGCCGCTGCTGAAACGCATCGCCGCCAAAGGCGGCCGCGTCGTTCTGTCCAGCGACAGTCACCGCGCCGCCACGCTGTGCTACAGGTTCGACGAGTGCGAACGGCTCTGTGCATCCATGGGGCTGAAACCGGAGCGATTTCTTCTTCGGCGGTGAACGGGGAAAATCGGCATCGGCCGGAAACGGCTCCTGGGCGCTCCGTACGCAAACGCCGGCGGTCAAACGACCGCCGGCGTTTTTCGTGGGACATTGTTCCACGTGGAACAGTGTCGTTCATCGAACGTCCTTCATTTTTTCCGCCGCTCCTTGCCGCAGCGAAGGCACTTTTGTTTCCCTCCGCTTCTGGCAGCGCGGACAAAACACGCTGGAACGGCCGCCGACGACGGCGCGCTGCAACGTCGCGCCGCAGACGGGGCAGGGATCGCCGTCGCGCCCGTAAACTTTCAGCAACGGCGTGTTGCGGTATTCCGTGCCGCGTCCGCGCAGAAATTCTTCCGCCGAAACGTCGATCTGCTCCACGTGAAAACGCATCACCTCGCGGATCGCCCGCGTCAGGCGCTCCCATTCGGGGCGGCTCAGCGAGGACGCGGCGCGCGTCGGCCGGATCCGCGCGGCGAAAAGGATTTCGTCGCCGTAAATGTTGCCGATGCCGGCGACGACGCGCTGGTCGAGCAGGCAGGTCTTGACGGCACGTCGGGAAGCGCCCAGCCGCTCTTTCAGCCAGACGGAGGTCAGCCCGGCGTCGAAGGGCTCCGGACCGAGTTTGTCCATGCCGGTGCAGTCTTTCTCGCCCTTTTGCAGCAGCCAGAAGCGGCCGAAGCGGCGCAGGTCGGCAAAGCGCAGTTGCAGACGCCCGCTCAGCGAAAAAACGGCGCGCGTGTGCTTCTCCGCGGGAAATTCCGGCGGCACGACCAGCAGCCGCCCTGTCATGCGCAGGTGCAACACCATCTCGGCGCCGTCGTCGAGGAAGAAGCGCAGGAATTTGCCGCGCCGTCCCATTCCCGTCACCGCGCGCCCCGTCACGAGTTCGACGAAATCGTCCGGCGCCGGGTGGGCGATCACGTCGCGACGTTCCAGCGCCACTTTTTCGATGCGGCGTCCGCGGATTTGCGGCGCCGTCACGTTCTTTACCATTTCGACCTCCGGCAGTTCAGGCATGATCGGTCCTCCCGTCCTTCCCGTTCCGTGTTTTCCAGGGCCGACGCGGGAATACGCCCGCGCCCTTTTCGTCCCGTTCGAGAAATCGCTGAGATTTTAACACAGATTTGATTTACAATCACTCGCGCAAGTGTTTATAATACAGATAGAAGATAATATCAACGCCGCACCTCAGGGCTCGGAGGAGGGAACAGACATGAACTTCAAATACAACAAGGCGATATGCCAGAACCTGCGTGAATCGCTGCGCCTGGAGTGGCTGGAAACCAACGGTCTGGGAGATTACGCCTCCAGCTCTATCGTTTCGTGCAACACGCGCCGCTATCACGGACTTTTCGTCGCCAACCTCGACCGTCCGGCGGGGCGTCACGTGCTGCTGTCGGCGCTGGAAGAATCGCTGCTGCTTGGCGGGCACGAGTTTTTCTTCTCCTGCCGCCAGCATCCCGACAACTTCTTCCCCAAGGGGCACGAATATCTGCGCGAGGCCGAGATCGGCGCTTGGCCGCTGTTTCGCTACCGCATCGGCGATGCCGTGCTGACGCGCGAGATCGTCATGCCGCACGGCGAACACCGCGTGCTGATCCGCTATTCGTTGGAAGGCGGCGCCGCGCAGGCCAAGCTGAGAATCAAGCCGCTGCTCGCCTACCGGAATTTTCACGCGCTCACGCACGCCAACATGAATCTGCACGTGCGCACCTGGCCGGAGACCGCCGGCTTCAAGGTTGAACCTTACGACGGGATGCCGCCGTTGTTCATGCAGACCGACGGCCGCTTCACGTTTTTGCCGTCGCCCGATTGGTACTACAACGCCGAATACCTGATCGAGCGTGAGCGCGGCTTTCCTTACGCGGAAGACCTGTTCCAGCCCGGCCTGTTCGAAATCGAGCTCGCGCCGCAGCGTCCCGTGATCCTCAGCGCCGCCCTGCAGCCGACCGGCAAAGCCGCACGGCTGGCGCGGCTCTGGAACGACGAAACGCGGCGCCGTCTCAGCCGCGGCGAGGACGGAAGTCTGACCGCCCATCTCGAGCGGGAGGGCGAAAAATTCCTCATCGACAGCCCGCGCAACGGAAAAATCGTGATCGCCGGCTATCCGTGGTTCGACGCCTGGGGGCGCGACACTTTCATCGCCCTGCCGGGGCTGACGTTCTGCGCCGGACGCAGCCAGGAGGGCGTGGACATCCTCGCGGGCGCGGGACGAGCCATGAAGAACGGCCTGATCCCCAACTGTTACGGAGCCGACGGCGTCCATCACAGTTACAATTCCGCCGACGCCTCGCTCTGGTACGTCTGGGCCGTCCAGCAGATGACCGAACAGGCCGCCAATGGGCTGCAGCTCGTCAAAAATCTGTGCTGGCAGCCTGTCAAGGAGATCATCGCCGCGTACGCGGACGGACGCGCGCCCCACACGCGCATGGATGAAGCGGGATTGCTCCACGTCGGCGCCCCCGACACCCAGCTCACGTGGATGGACGCGTCGGTCGGCGGACGGCCGGTAACGCCGCGCTGGGGCTGCCCGGTGGAGATCAACGCGCTGTGGTACAACGCCCTCGTTTTTGCCGGCAAGACCGCCGCTGCGCTGGGCGAAACGCCGCCGTGGGATAAAAAGCGTCTTGCGGCGCTGAAAAAGGAATTCCAGCGCCGCTTCTGGAGCGAGGAGCGCGGTTACTTGGCCGACGTATGGCGCGAAAACGGCGCCGACTGGAGCTT
The Pyramidobacter piscolens W5455 DNA segment above includes these coding regions:
- the hisC gene encoding histidinol-phosphate transaminase, which translates into the protein MSRFFSSKYAGLIPYVPGEQPRSQEFIKLNTNESPFPPSSRALRAAAEAARRLNLYSDPECRALNAKLAEVYHLAPEEVLCTNGSDEILNFAFMAFCDAGHPAAFPNVTYGFYKVLAALNGVPCEEIPLREDFSVNVSDYVGLNKTIFIANPNAPTGLALPLADVERLVRGNPGSVVVVDEAYVDFGGESALPLIHKYDNLLVTMTFSKSRSMAGARLGFGAACKELIADLNAIKYATNPYNVNGMTMAAGIGALEDEEYTRANCRAVMETREDVTAALREMGFELGDSKANFVFPRHPKIDGHKLYEELRARGILVRHFDTPLLARHNRITIGSREQMNRLLDTLGTILEEC
- the hisB gene encoding imidazoleglycerol-phosphate dehydratase HisB gives rise to the protein MRHAEIIRQTAETDIALRLELDGTGQSEIDSGVGFLDHMLTLLARHGRFDLKLTCRGDTSVDDHHSVEDIGICLGRAFAQALGEKRGISRYGFCALPMDEALILAAVDFSGRACLGYDLPVRAQKVGTFDTELVQEFWQAFARCAGCSLHLRRLAGGNSHHIIEGAFKAAARSLRQAVAIEADCADEIPSTKGVL
- the hisH gene encoding imidazole glycerol phosphate synthase subunit HisH; protein product: MIAIVDYGVGNLFSLRSSFAALGAEATVTADASELRRAEKIILPGVGAFGDAADKLRASGLDRPLLDEAASGKPLLGICLGMQLLFDAGFEYGEHAGLGLIPGEVRAIAEAVPPGLKIPHIGWNALKFRKPTPLFKYVKEGDCVYFVHSFAARGCDDYVTAETEYGAWLTAAVARDNVFGCQFHPEKSGSVGLDILRAFCELEGSSC
- the hisA gene encoding 1-(5-phosphoribosyl)-5-[(5-phosphoribosylamino)methylideneamino]imidazole-4-carboxamide isomerase; protein product: MLIYPAIDLYAGQAVRLQRGDYARMTVYSDRPETVAADFAAQGARQLHLIDLEGAKNGGTPNLETIVAVKKSSGLFCQVGGGIRSMDAIVAYLDAGVDRVILGTAAATQAHFAARAVARYGARIAVGVDIKDGFAAVKGWTEKSPLKAFEFCRRMQSDGVSTLICTDISRDGMMQGTNVALYKTLSTELKMRIIASGGVSSLDDVRRLAALGLYGAIIGKACYTKAISIAAAIEVTQ
- the hisF gene encoding imidazole glycerol phosphate synthase subunit HisF, which encodes MIAKRIIPCLDVKDGRVVKGVNFAGLHDVSSPPDLAQFYSSCGADELVFYDITASPDGRKLFTEILRETARRVFIPLTVGGGISAVADFERALCCGADKVSVNSGAIARPQLIREAAALYGNQCVVLSVDVKRVDGAFHVFARGGRDDTGMDAVAWITRCVGDGAGEVVVNSIDTDGAKKGFDLEMLAAVCEAVSVPVIASGGAGSVGDFITLFKTLPKVDAGLAASIFHFGEVKIADLKAEMARNHIPVRL
- the hisIE gene encoding bifunctional phosphoribosyl-AMP cyclohydrolase/phosphoribosyl-ATP diphosphatase HisIE, which encodes MISIDELKFDEKGLIPAIVVDAATKRVLTLAYMNRESLAISMAKGLTCFWSRSRRRLWLKGESSGNCQHIVSITADCDKDALLVMVDPDGPACHLGTDSCFANPLWRSESRGEFSLEDLMRLIASRKTEKKENSYTAYLFEKGLDKILKKVGEESTEVIIAAKAEDTKETVYEIADLAYHVLVLMIQAGISLDDVMHELASRHVIDRKVKQEKMTS
- a CDS encoding histidinol-phosphatase → MIREDFHVHTTFCDGEDRAETVVQAAVAMGMTRLGFSGHSHTPCDESYCMSAAGTAAYRSEIAALREKYRQRLAICCGIEQDYFADLPAGDYDYVIGSVHYLKIGGDYVPVDGDPEIFQKAAQEYFGGDFYAMAELYYRQEADVVGRTRADLIGHFDLIAKFNEGGRFFDESHPRYVRAATEALDALLETGRPFEVNSGAISRGWRTTPYPSPPLLKRIAAKGGRVVLSSDSHRAATLCYRFDECERLCASMGLKPERFLLRR
- the mutM gene encoding bifunctional DNA-formamidopyrimidine glycosylase/DNA-(apurinic or apyrimidinic site) lyase, which encodes MPELPEVEMVKNVTAPQIRGRRIEKVALERRDVIAHPAPDDFVELVTGRAVTGMGRRGKFLRFFLDDGAEMVLHLRMTGRLLVVPPEFPAEKHTRAVFSLSGRLQLRFADLRRFGRFWLLQKGEKDCTGMDKLGPEPFDAGLTSVWLKERLGASRRAVKTCLLDQRVVAGIGNIYGDEILFAARIRPTRAASSLSRPEWERLTRAIREVMRFHVEQIDVSAEEFLRGRGTEYRNTPLLKVYGRDGDPCPVCGATLQRAVVGGRSSVFCPRCQKRRETKVPSLRQGAAEKMKDVR
- a CDS encoding amylo-alpha-1,6-glucosidase, with translation MNFKYNKAICQNLRESLRLEWLETNGLGDYASSSIVSCNTRRYHGLFVANLDRPAGRHVLLSALEESLLLGGHEFFFSCRQHPDNFFPKGHEYLREAEIGAWPLFRYRIGDAVLTREIVMPHGEHRVLIRYSLEGGAAQAKLRIKPLLAYRNFHALTHANMNLHVRTWPETAGFKVEPYDGMPPLFMQTDGRFTFLPSPDWYYNAEYLIERERGFPYAEDLFQPGLFEIELAPQRPVILSAALQPTGKAARLARLWNDETRRRLSRGEDGSLTAHLEREGEKFLIDSPRNGKIVIAGYPWFDAWGRDTFIALPGLTFCAGRSQEGVDILAGAGRAMKNGLIPNCYGADGVHHSYNSADASLWYVWAVQQMTEQAANGLQLVKNLCWQPVKEIIAAYADGRAPHTRMDEAGLLHVGAPDTQLTWMDASVGGRPVTPRWGCPVEINALWYNALVFAGKTAAALGETPPWDKKRLAALKKEFQRRFWSEERGYLADVWRENGADWSFRPNQLFAASLPEPVLDRPLAAEMLARVRTLLLTPYGLRTLSPADANYRSLYEGSPEERDSAYHQGTVWPWLLGAYGDTLLFALWDRPAAARHLLGTITPLCTAHLREYGIGSVAEIFDAAPPYRPNGAVAQAWSVAELLRVLKKMQRAAPGVYRRWEAHLREETM